Proteins encoded in a region of the Mercenaria mercenaria strain notata chromosome 1, MADL_Memer_1, whole genome shotgun sequence genome:
- the LOC123542970 gene encoding uncharacterized protein LOC123542970 → MGNHGSRRKARGLKCLYTRPDDDLSDDEHIPTEDFEGITPDSYDKFLAWMVEMAENDEADLSSPAFVEHLTTVCAEKHKQSTTQLAPSIRSIPSIRQNSLEVPVRQHSLDSSNSSRYSRSSRSREDLLHPKTRFRRAMLSRQSTVDFSDDGDIQHDPTVGGSFDSDTDTNFLSPDTVMLNNIGETSFTNRLRPPLRKNQSCTTYRNYNTSIADLLNAGSRKKSKSLMTMRKMLSETRNDDEITPITEETVVKVLDNEMLDGNMADILYSVEALWPKAPKYLNREQKGYSFS, encoded by the exons ATGGGTAATCACGGAAGCAGGCGCAAGGCTCGAGGACTAAAGTGCTTGTATACCCGGCCTGATGATGATCTTTCAG ATGACGAACATATTCCGACAGAAGACTTTGAGGGGATCACGCCCGACTCGTACGATAAATTTTTAGCTTGGATGGTTGAAATGGCCGAAAATGATGAAGCCGACTTAAGTTCACCGGCATTTGTTGAACATTTGACTACAGTTTGTGCAGAAAAACATAAACAAAGTACAACCCAGTTAGCTCCATCCATCCGTTCGATTCCATCAATACGCCAGAATTCATTAGAAGTTCCAGTTCGTCAGCATTCCTTGGATTCTAGTAACAGTTCCCGATATAGTAGATCGTCCAGGTCTAGAGAAGACTTACTGCATCCTAAAACAAGATTCCGACGGGCGATGCTCAGTCGGCAAAGTACTGTTGATTTTTCTGACGACGGTGACATCCAACATGACCCGACAGTTGGTGGCAGTTTTGACAGCGACACCGATACGAACTTTCTTAGTCCTGATACAGTTATGCTAAACAATATAGGAGAAACTTCTTTTACGAACCGTTTAAGACCTCCATTACGTAAAAATCAAAGTTGCACAACATATCGAAATTACAACACAAGTATTGCAGACTTACTGAATGCAGGCTCTCGTAAAAAGAGCAAAAGTTTAATGACAATGAGAAAGATGCTATCGGAAACGAGAAATGACGATGAAATAACTCCAATTACTGAAGAAACAGTAGTTAAAGTATTAGATAATGAAATGTTAGATGGAAATATGGCTGATATTTTGTATTCAGTGGAGGCGTTATGGCCAAAGGCGCCAAAATATCTTAACCGGGAACAAAAAGGATACAGCTTCAGTTGA